The following nucleotide sequence is from Firmicutes bacterium ASF500.
AAGAAGCCCTTGTCGTTGTCCAGAACCTCAATACCCTTTTCCACATAGTCGGCCAGGGACCACAGTTTGTCTGTCCGGTCCAGCTCATAGGCCATGGCATCAGAGTCGGCCAGATGCTCGTCGATAATGATGACAGGACCGGAGGTGATCTTATCGGCCTCAGCTTGGGTCTTTACCACGTTGTAGCCCGCCTGCTTTGCCAAGGCATACAGATCCTCCTTGTCCTTGTCCGCTCCGGTGGGCTTTTTCAGTCCGCCTCCAGCAAAATACTCAAAGCCAGAGTCGATTAGTTCCAGGCCGATCTCGTAGTAGCTGTTGCGGCTGGCTTGGTGGGCGTAGAAGGCTGCGGGAGTGGCGTGGTTCAGGTTGACAGAGGAGATGATGCCCACCTTCATCCCCAACTGCTCGTGAACCTTCTCGGTGATCGTCTCATAAACCTTGGTGGCTGTTTCGTCCACATTGATGGAGCCGGAGTAGGTCTTGTAGCCAGTGGCGATAGAGGTGGCGGTGGAAGCGGAGTCGGGAGCGAAGCTGTTGGAATCGTAGGTCACAACGGAACCAACCGTTTCAAAGCCCATGAAATTCAGCGGCTTGGGGCCGTCCAGCACCGCACCCTGGTTGTCGTCCAGGCTGGGAACTGCCTGCATATAGTCGCTGTCGGCCATGGCCCCGAGATAGTCCGCCGCGGACTGGAACTGGGGAAAGCTCATGCCGTCTCCGATGAACAGGAACACATACTTGGGTGCCTTGATGGTCTGGTCAGAGGCAGTCTGGCTCGCCAGCGTGTTGATCGCGCCTGCGTTTGTCTGAACAGGGCCAGTGCTTCCGTTTTTGGCGGTAGCGGAACAGCCAGCAAACAAAGTGGCTGTCAGCGCCAAAGCCAATGCGATAGCAAAGATTTTTCTCATATTTACCTGTTTCCTCCTAAAGAGTAGTGTTTGTCCGCCTGGGACACATCCAGAATAATCTCTGGATGTAATATTTGCTACCATGGTTTTGAAAAATCCTTGTAAAATTCTGATATAAGCAAGAAGCCTTTACATGGATTTCACAAAAAAAGCCTTGTAGACTTTACAAACACATCTTATAATCAGATTTTGACCAGCAGGCAAAAATAAACATGAAAGGCAGTCATGATATGGAAGAAAAATGTTTACTTGATTTCAATGCGAAAAAGGGCTTTATCTGTGATATTCGGCCCCAACAACAACCTGACCCGCGCCCAATTTGCCCAAATCCTCTTTAACAAAGAGGGCAGGCCGGTTGTCAACTACCTGCTGCAATACGGCGATGTGGCGGAAGGCGCATGGTACACCGAGGCCATCCGTTGGGCCACCAGCCAGGGCATTGTGGGCGGCTACGGAAACGGGATGTTCGGCCCCAACGACAACATCACCCGTGAGCAGTTGGCGGTCATGCTCTGGCGGTACGCCGGAAGCCCCGCCGCTACGGATAAGGAGCTGCACTTCACCGACGCGGATCAGGCCAGCGGCTTTGCGCTGGAGGCCCTGCGGTGGGCTGTGGAGAACGGCATCATCAACGGCTACGGCGATGGGCGGTTAGGCCCCCAAGGCTTGGCAACTCGCGGGCAGGTAGCGCAGATGCTGAAGAATTTCTTGGGTAAATAGCAGCCATTATAACGGGGCGGCGAGACTTTTGGATCGTCTCGCCGCCCCGCATTCCTTAACGCGGAATACCAAGGGGGTGAGAGCTGATGCAGCATATTCTATTTATTGGCGCAGATTTTGAGCAATACCTCCGACTCAAAACGCTCCTCAGTGATTTTAACTGCGTATATTCCGTCAACCTGCCAGACGGTATCAGGCAGTTCAACCAACAGCGGTTCAGCCTGATCGTTCTGGATCTGTCTCTGGTCTTGTCAGATGCGGACCAGGAAGAAGTCCTGCGCTCGTTTCGCCGCGCGCATCCGGTGCCGATTATTGCGCTGTATGATAATGTGGAGGATTCGAATGTCATCCGTCTGCTGGGAGCGGGGGCGGATCAGGTGCTTGCAATCCAGACAACGGATACTGTGCTGACAGCGTATATGCAGACGCTGGTCAACCGTTATATAAACCTTGACCGCATGGATCGGGAGCAAAACTGCCGCACAGAACTGTGTGTTGGAGATTTTAAGATCGACCTGATGCGCCGTCAGGTCTTCTTAAAAGGGGAAAAAATAGAATTGTCTGGCAAAGAATTCGATCTGCTTCTCTTTTTCGCGCAGAACCCGGAACAGGTACTGACAGAAGCTCAGATTTATGACCGGGTGTGGCATACGGACAAGGATTTTCACAGCAGCATCGCAAAACCCATCAACCGGCTGCGGCAGAAAATAGAGCCGGATCAGCGCAATCCTGTGTATATCCGCTCGATTCGTGGCGTGGGCTATCAATTCGTGCCGAATTATGTAATATCCTGCGATATTTGACAGGCAAATGTCATCTAATGTCAGCGCCTTGTCAGATTATGTCAACGATTTGTCAGAATCCATCTGTATAATCCCTTTTATGTAAAGAGGGGAAGGAACTGTTTGCAGCAATGACGGCTGTTTCCCGGATAGGGGAAACAGATGCGAATAATAAAATCTCTACAACCAACTTCTATTTTGCCGGCGGCGGCCTCCGATAAGGGGGCCGCCGCTTTTTGCGTTTCGACTAAATATGACAGTGTTCCCCACCCGTCCGCCGCCCGCTGGCAGCCGTACATAGCTGAGTACCCGTGATCCCCGATCTCAAACCGCGCCCCCACAAAATTTGAGATTGGAGACCACATAAATGAACTATGACATGAAGCGCAGCGGTGCGTACATACAGAACCTTCGCGCCCAAAGGGGATATACCCAAAACGAGCTTGCAAAAGCCATGAATATCAATCAAAGCTCTTTGAGCCGGATCGAATTGGGCGCGAAGGGCTGCTCAGTGGATTTGTTCATACAGCTTTCTGAATTTTTCCATGTGTCGCTGGATGCCCTGATTTTGGGCATGGAGCCGGATATACCGCAGGAGTCCGAGCGCAATGTGCGTCTGAAAGCTGATATTGCTGATTTGATTGACCGACTGGCGCAACTGAAAGAGCAGCTTTGACTGCAATATGTCCAATGGGCATTAGAATATGGCCGCTGGACATTAGTCAACAAGGGCGTCCTCGTTTACAATATAACCAAGGCGAAAGCCACCGCACCTTGACAATCGAATACCAGCAGTACGGATCACCACACGGACAGACGCACAGTGCGCGCCATGACCTGGAGGGAGCGAGAGTTTCCTCCAGGCCGCGATAAAGCCTGTGCGGGGCGGCTCTGGCAAGGCTGCCCGTCATCCCATAGGTTGAAAGCAGTAGAGACCCCTGGAATGTGTCCGTGAGGGTCTGCCAAGCCTTGTCCGTTACTGTTCCCTATATCCCATCGGGGGTCGAGCTGAGAATACGATGGGTGCTTATGAGAAAATGAACCAAACATAAGGGGAATTTCACGGATGAATTACGATAATAACAGGCATAACGCCCATAACGAGATCGATCACATATTCCAAGACCTTTTCCCCGCCCGGAACATGGCGGAGCGCCCCGAACAGGCGGCGCTCTGCCATCGGATGCTGGACGCCATGCTGGAGGGCGGCATCGCCCTGTGTGACGCCGGCACGGGGATCGGCAAGACCTACGCCTATCTGGTGGCCGGGACGGTGTACAGCCGTTTCCGGGCTGCCTGCGGGCTGGGACCGAAGCCCATCCTCGTCTCCACCTCCAGCATTGCTTTGCAAACCGCCGCGCGGGACGAATACCTGCCCCTGCTGTCCGGGCTGCTGACAGAGGACGGCATGATCTCCCAGCCCCTCCGGGCGGTGATCCGCAAGGGGAAATCCCACTACGTCTGCGATGCGCGGCTGGAGCAGCGGCTGGGCCAACTGGATCTTCAAAAGAAGAACTGGAAAGCCGGCGCGGCCCTGCTCTCCCTGCAGGGACAGCTTGACATGGACGAGGCGGCCCATCTCAGCGGCTATGACCGGGAGCGCGTCTGCGTCCCCCGAATCTGCGACTGCGGGCGGGAGGACTGCCGATATCACGCCTTTTTGGAGGATTGCGATTCCGGGCACTATCTCTTCCATATCTGCAACCACAACCTGCTGCTGGCGGACGCCATCCACCGGGGCAGCGGACGAGAACCCATCCTGCCAGACGCGCGCGCCCTTGTCGTGGACGAGGCCCACAAGCTGCCGGAGACAGCCCGCCAGATGTTCGGGGTAACTTTGGCGGCAGAGGACATCCGCACCCTGACCTACAGCCTGCGGGGAGAGCGTTTCCTGTTGGCTGCGGACATCCTGAGAGACACCTCCGCATCCCTGATGCGGAAGCTGGCCAGCCCACCGAAGGACAAGCCCTTTGCCTACTATACCAACTCGCTGGCCGCGCCGGAGCGGAGCCTGACAGTGATCAGCAGGCAGCTCCACGGCCTGCTCACGCCCGCCACCCGCAGGCGGCTGAAGAACGTCTTCTCCACGGTGTCCCTGTTCCGCCAAGGCAACCCGGAAATGGTCTTTTACACCGAGGAGGATAACTGCGGCGGCACCATGCTGTGCGCCACCATTGCCGACCTGACCGCCCAGCTCCGCCAGACACTCTGGCGGCAGGAGCGGCCCGTTGTCCTCACCTCCGCCACCCTGGCCGTAGGCGAGGACTTCCGGCGCTTCAAGGAGGAAACGGGCCTGCTGACCGACAGCCGTGTCACGGAGTCTGTCGCACCGTCACCATTTGACTACCAGCAGAATTGTCTGCTGTACTTACCCCAGATCCCGCCCAGGCAAAAGGCTGCCGCCTACTATGATGAGCTGGCGAAGGAGATCGCCGCCCTGCTGAACGCGGCCCAAGGCCACGCCCTGGCGCTGTTCACGTCCTACGCCGCTATGTCGGCGGTGAAAGAGCGTCTGCCGAACTACGGCCTGCGCTATCCGCTGTTCACCATGGGCCGCAGTGCTATCCATACCACGGAGCAGTTCAAGGCCAGTCCCGGCAGTGTGCTGCTGGCGGCGGGGGCCGCCTGGGAGGGCTTCGACTTTCCCGGCGACTGCGTGTCCCTGCTGATCATCCCCCGTTTGCCCTTCGCCGTCCCGGACGCTCTGAAGGAAAAAGAGCGGGAGAATCACACCACCCTCCGGCTGTTCATCCGGGCGGTGGTGGTGCCGGAGATGCAGATCAAGCTGAAGCAGGGCTTCGGGCGGGCCATCCGCACCGAGACCGACACCTGCGTGGTGGCTATTCTGGATGAGCGGGCCGCCAAGGGCAAGCGTTACAGCAAGGATGTGCTGGCCGCCCTGCCAGAAATGCCCGTCACCGGCAGCCTGGGGGACGTGGCGCGGTTTATCCGGCAGGTGAAGGGGCCGGATTATTTCCGGGAGGCATCCGCATGATCGATGTGAAGAACGAGATGCGGTATATCCTGGTGACCCGTCTGCTGGAGCAGGCGGCGGAGGCCGGCCTTTTGTCCGCCGAGGAACTGTGGGCCGCCAAACGGCTGGCGCTGGAACGCTACCGCCCCGCAACTGTGTGGGAATAGTGATAGCTATTCCCACCAAGGTGTGGTAGTGTTGTCGGTACCCAGAGGAAAGGAGGCCACAGGCATGAACAAAAATGTCACCATCATTCCGCCCAGCGAGGACAGGCCCGCTATTCTGCGGGTGGCGGCATACTGCCGGGTAAGCACAGACTCCGATGATCAGGCCACGTCCTATGCCTCCCAGATCCGCAGCTACACCGAGCTGATCAGCCAGCATGAGGGCTGGGAGCTGGTGGACATTTACGCCGATGAGGCGGTGAGCGGCACGAAAACGGACAAGCGGGAGGACTTCAACCGTCTTCTGGCCGACTGTCGGAAGGGCAAAATCGACCGGGTGCTGGTGAAGTCCATCTCCCGCTTCTCACGGAATACCAAGGACTGTCTCGCCGCCCTGCGGGAGCTGATGCGGCTGGGCGTGACCGTCCAGTTTGAAAAAGAGAATATCGACACCGGAACGCTCACCACAGAATTGATGGTGAGCGTTTCCGGTTCCCTGGCCCAGCAGGAGTCCATGTCCATCTCCCAAAATATCCACCAGAGCTATCGCCGGAGGATGGAGCGAGGCGAGTTCATCACTACGAAACCACCCTACGGCTATCGGTTGGTAAACCGGAGAGAGCTGGAGATCGTGCCGGAGGAGGCGGAGATCATCCGCTGGGTGTTTGACGCCTATCTCGGCGGACAGAGCGCCAAGGATATCGCAAACGAGCTGATCCGCCGGGGTGTCCGGGACCGGAAAGGCAACGTCCACTGGACCACCAGGGAAATCTACTACTGGCTGTCAAATGAGAAATATGTGGGCGACACCCTCTGCCAAAAAACCTACAAGACCGGCTTCCCCTTCGTCCAGAAGATCAACCGGGGCGAGGTGGACCAATTCTATGTGGAGGGGACCCACCCGGCCATCGTCAGCCAGGAGGTGTATGACAAGGCCCAGGCCCTGCGGCAGATGAAGAAAAAACAGTCCAAAGGCCCGGACGCGGTCTACCCGCTGTCCCGGAAAATGTGCTGCGGGATCTGCGGCTTCACCATCTACCGAAGGGTGACCCGGAGAGGCACTGGTGCCTGGAGCTGCGGACGGCATCTGAGAAGCGCCGCTAACTGCCCCACAGGCCCTATCCCGCAGGAAACCATCTACGATGCCTTCCTGCGGATGTACAACAAGCTGCGGCTCCATGATGGCATTATCCTCAAGCCTGCCCTGAGCCAGATGGAGGCCCTGGAGACCGCCGTACAGCGGGACAACCCCGCCATGCTGGAGGTAAACAAGGCAATCGCCCAGGCCACCGAGCGCGGCTATAAGATCAGCAAGCTCCGCGCCAACGGCCTGCTGGATGCGGACGCCTGCGCCGCTCAGATGGCCGCCAACACCGCTCAACTGACCCAGCTCCGGGCCAAACGCCGGAGGCTGCTGAAGAATGATGACATTGGCGAGGCGGCGGAGGCCCTGCGGCAAACGGTGGACGCCATCCGTCAAGGCCCGGAACGGCTGGAGCGATTCGATGAAGCCTTGTTCGAGGAACTGGTAGAGCAGGTCGTAATCAGCCCCACCGCCCTGCGGTTCCGGCTGTACGGCGGCATCGAGGTAACGGAACGGATCGGGGAGGACGCAAAATGAATCGGAAAGTGCTGTATGGCTATCAGATCGAGGACGGGAAGCTGGTTCCCCAGCCCCAGGAGGCGGCGGTGGTCAGCCGGATATTTGCCCTCTGCCTGGAGGGGAAATTTCAATGGGAAATATCGGACATCCTGAACGCGGAGGGCATACAGTACAGCCTGGACTGCCCTGCGTGGACAAAGTTCAAGATATCTCTGACCCTCAGAAACCAACGATACGCCGGCGCTGACGGCTACCCTGTCCTGATCGGCAGCGAGACCTTCCAGTCCGTCCAGACGTTCCTCCAAAAGAAATGGGGGAAGCACGTTCATCGGGAGCGTCCGGTGTCAGTCCTGCGAGAGACACTGCGCTGTCCCTGCGGCGGACGCCTGAAGCGGTGGTTCAGCAGTGTACATAGACCCGACACGCTGTACCTTCGGTGCGCTGAGTGCGGCGGGGAGGCCGTCATCCCCGATGCGGAACTGCTGGCGGAGGTAGAGCGGCAAGCGGCGGAGTACACGCCTCCGGCAGAGGGCGGATACACTCCCTCTGAGGACACCGTCCGCCTGACCAACGCCATCAACCGGGGGCTGGAGAGGCCGGAACACCCGGAGGACGTGGTGGCCCTGATCTTGCGGGGCATCTCCGCACGGTACGCCTGCTTTGAAGCACCGGCAGCCTCGCCGGATACCCAACGTTTGATAAGAGAAAAAGCCTATGCGCAGGCGATAAAATATATCACCATCACTGCGGAGAACGCGGTGACAGTGACCTTTAAGTAACCGTTCATAACAAATTGGGAAAGGAGCCGTCATGGAACAGACCGTACAGCGGGAACGGAAGATACGCATCATCCCCGCCACGAAGCCGGTATCAACCTCTGGACGGGCCTCCGGCAGCAAGCAGCGGGTGGCCGCCTACTGCCGGGTGTCCACCGGCAGCGAGGAGCAGCTCACCAGCTACACCGCCCAGAAAGCCTACTTCACCCAGAAGATCGGTGAGAACCCCGATTGGGAGATGGCCGGTATTTTCGCTGACAAAGGCATAACCGGCACAAGCATGAAAAAGCGGACGGAGTTCAAGCGAATGATCGCCGCCTGCAAACGGGGCCGAATCGACCTGATCCTCACCAAATCCCTCTCCCGCTTCGCCCGGAATACGGTGGACAGCCTGGAAATGGTGCGGATGCTCCGGGCCAACGGTATTGGTGTGATTTTCGAAAAGGAAAATATCAATACGTTGACGGAGTCCAGCGAGTTCCTGATCACCCTGTTCAGCGGCTTTGCCCAGGCGGAGAGCGAGTCCATCAGCAAAAACGTGATCTGGGGCATCCAAAAGAGCCGGGAGGCGGGGAATGTTCCCTTCCAGTACAAGAAGCTGTTGGGCTACCGGCGGGGGCCTGACGGCCAGCCGGAGATCATCCCGGAGGAGGCGGAGACAGTAAAGCGTATCTTCCGCCGCTACCTGGACGGGTGCAGCCTGGGCCAGATCAAGACGGAACTGGAAGCGGACGAGGTTCCTACTTCCTGCGGAATCCAGGGCTGGACATATCAGGTGATCCACAATATCCTGGTCAATGAAAAATACATTGGCGACGCCCTTCTGCAAAAGACCTATACCACTGACTGTATCAGTAAGACAGTGAAGAAAAATCAGGGGGAGCGCCCCATGGTGTATGTGGAGAACAACCACCCGCCCATCATTCCGAAAGAGATCTTCTATCAGGTGCGGGAGGAGATGGCCCGCAGGTCCAGCAAGCGGAAGGTGATGCAGAAAACCGCCAAGACCGAGCAGGGCAAATACTCCGCCAAATACGCCCTGTCCGAGCTGCTGGTGTGCGGGGAGTGCGGTACGCCCTACAAACGATGCACCTGGGCCAGAAACGGGAAAAAGCGGATCGTCTGGCGGTGCGTCTCCCGGCTGGAGTTCGGCACGAAATACTGCCATACTTCTCCCACGCTGGATGAGGACAAGCTGCACCGGGCCATCCTGGAGGCCATCAACGGCCTCGACCAGACCGGGCAGGAGATCACGGAGGAGTTTCTGGACATCGCCAGTCTCGTCCAGCAGGGACAGGAGAGCGGCGGGGGCGATCCCCTTGCCCTGCGCCAGCGGCTGGCGGCTCTGACGGCGGAACAGGCGGAGTTGATGGAACAGGCGCTGGCGCTGCCGGAGGACATGGAAAACAAAGAATTGAACGCCCAGCTCAAGGCGATAACAGAGGAAAAGGAGGACATCCTGCACCAGCTTGGGACGCTTCGGCAGGCAGATGAGCGGCAGGCTGGCCAAGCGGCCCGGATGAACAGCCTGCGGGAGTTTGTTGAAAAGCGGGAAACGAAATTTGCGGTATACGATGACGCCATCACCCGCAAGTTTGTGGAGCAGATCACTGTCCTGGACGATGAAACCATCCGCATCAAGTTTCGCTATCCGGGGCTGGAGGTTGACAAAAAACTGAACTGACAGCGGTGCAAGTTCAAATACCACTTCTTCGGACATTACCACATGGACAGGGTCATCCAAAAGAAATATGTTCTGCTGTACGAGCGGATCATCAGACCGAAGCTGTGAAAAGTGTCCGGCAGGGCGGGAACAAAATTAGTTCCCACCCTGCCGGACGCTTTTCTGTTGTAGCCACAATTCCAGCAGGTCGAGTGGCATTTCTTCAAACCCGTTGCGCCGCAACGGTTACCGGCCTGCATCTTTTTTCTCTACAGAAGGAATATCATAAATGAGTGGTATGCAAAGGACACCTCGAAGAAAATACGGGCGGTTTTCCGCAACAAAGGGATGTCGGGCCAGAGGCTGGCGTCAAACGCCCCCTACGGCTATATAAAAGGTGAGGACGGGCACCTTTTGGTGGACGAGGAAACCGCCCCTGTGGTAGAGTTGATTTTCCAGTTGTGCGTGGAGGGCAACGGCCCCGGCAAAATTGCCCGTATGCTGAAAGAGCGGGAAATTCCTACGCCGGGAACGATTGAGTTTCAGCGTACAGGCCGGACAAGCCGTTACTATCCGGATGATCCCTGCCGCTGGAATCCCGCAACTGTTCTGAGCATTTTGGAGCAGGATACTTATTTGGGCCGCACAACAAATTTCAAAACAACCAAACTCTCCTATAAGAGCAAGAAAGCAATCATCAATCCCCCGGACAAACGGGCGGTGTTTGAGAATACCCACGAAGCGATTATTGACAGAGAAACATGGGAAATCGTGCAGAAGAATCGGGAGCAGCGCCGCCGCCCTACCAAACTGGGGGAAATGGGCCTTTTCTCTGGGCTGGCCTACTGCGCCGACTGTGGAGCAAAGCTGTATCACCACCGCACCGTTACATTTACAAAAGAACAGGAGAGTTACACTTGTGCAAATTACCGCTCCAGAAAGCAATGCACCGCCCATTATATCAGGGCCGTGGTACTGGAACAGCTTGTACTTCAAAATTTGCAGAGGGTGGTAGCCTACGCACAGGATGACGAGGACGAGTTTGTACGATGTGTTATGGAGAACAAGACCGCCGTACAGAAAACGGAACGGGAACAGGCCAGACGCAAGCTGGAAAAACAGGAGTGGCGCATCAGTGAGCTTGACCGCATTATTCAACAGCTTTATGAGGATCGTGTGGCGGGTGCGTTGAGTGTAGAGCGGTTTACCCGGTTGTCCGAGGGATACGAAAAGGAACAGGCGGATCTGAAACAGTCTGCGGAGGAATTGCGAGGCGTTGTAGCCGAGGCGGAGGCCCAGACTGTCAATGTCCAGAATTTTCTGAAGATTGTAAAGAAGTACACCGAACCCACCGAGCTGACCCCGGCCCTTTTACGTGAGTTTGTGGAAAAGGTAGTTGTCCACGCCCCGGATAAATCCAGCGGCCATCGCACCCAGCGCATTGACGTACACTATAACTTTATCGGGGAGGTTGATTTTTCCCCGGAATTTAGCCGGTACAGCAAAACGACAACCGCATGACACCACAGCATCATGCGGTTGCGCTCCCAATAGGCAAAACTTCTTTATGCGCATTGCCCATAAGGGCGTTGCCATAAGAAAACATGAGAAAACCCAGTAAAATCAATGTTTTTTAAGGGCAGCGGAAAACGGGGCGGCGCAAACAAGTGAACAACAGCACAGAAAACGGGCGATGTCGGCAAGACACCGCCCGTTTCTGCGCCCCGGCGAACACCGCAGGTTTGAAAAAAGTCTGCGGCGTTTTTTCATGTCCATACACCGAAAGGAGCGGAGAACCATGCCAGTATTCCGCGTGGAGAGGAACAAAGGGTACACGGTGATGTCGAACCATCACCTGCGGAATAAAGACCTACCATCTTTGTCTTTGAGCACTTCTACACGCAGTCCGTTTGACAATGCTGATTCAATAGCCTTGATGGTCTTTTCATCCATACTATCGAAGCCGCCCTTCCAAAGCCATCTTTGCGAGAGTAGCCATAGCACGGTTTATATCGCATTTTCCATCCAGAGTAACCCATATTTCATCATCTTCCGGATAGGGCTCCGCCTTTTCCAAAACAGCCTCAAAAAACGCTCTATCCTCTGGAGATAAATTGGACGCCATACTTGCTTCCCTCCTCTAAAAAACGGCTGATTATTTTTGAACGTTCCGCTTCGGTTTCCGCTTCCTCGTACAGGGATATGATAGGAATAAACGCCTTTAAGAAGTCAGCGCCCAAATAACCGTCTGTTTTGTGCATTGCATATACTGTCCCATTGTTCCCAACTGCGGTTAATGTGGTCATATCATAATTCCAAATAAAGCTTCTGATATCCTCCGCAGAAAATGTCAACCCGTTGGGGTGGTTATGTACCACAATGTGGGGGCTGGAGGTGCTTCTGAATCTTACTTGACCATCCTCTCCCAAAATCCGATTCACAAGCCCCATATCCTCGGTGTAAACGGCCAGGGCTTCCGTTCCCACAGGGGCATCCTTCACAAAGCGCAGAAGCTCCTTATGGGCCTCCTCAAGCTTTAGGCAACGCTCCTCGCTCCATCCTGTGGGGCGTATCCTCGGTACCCTCTGTATTGCCGCCTCGGTGACAGGTATATCGTCTCCGTCTGTACTTCTAAGTATATCATTTTTGGGGATTTTTGCAAGAGGTTTTGCCTTTCCCACCGTCGGCCCCGTCATGGAGCGTGTCCGTTCCGGCCTGGGGGTCAGCCCAGCCTTTTCGCAGAAGCTCCTGTACTCCCGGCCCAGCGCGGCGGACCGCTTCCGGGCCTGAGCCGCCCCGATCTTATCTCCAGCGGCCACACAGGCATCCCGTTCATCCTTGGCGTAGCGGATCGCCGTCTCCAGCTGTCGCTGTTTCTGGCTTGCTTCGTATCGAAAAGGCAGAAGACCGTGACCGTGAGATCAAAAATCAGCTCCGCGAAGCAAAAGCTATGCTGGAGGCGTTCGGGGTCGTGGTAGAGGATTTGGTAATTGAATGATAGCAAGAGGGCCGGGGGATTGACCTCCGGTCCTCTTTTGTCAAAAGTTCTTGATTGCGTTCTCAGTCAGCCGTTCCCACTGGCTGGAGATGGAGAGGACATAAACTCTACAATTTCAATAGATGGCTTAAACGGATTTGGGTTTTCGATTGACAAAATGTCTCCCTCAAAGATTTTCACGCCCTTCTTGTCGGTCAGGCCGGTGTAGTGACCCACGGTATCGGGAGCAACCCATATTTGTACAGCGTACAACAAACCATAGGGGACCGCCCGCCTGGGGCCTGTCTGTCTTGCGACAGCCCAAACTTCCCCCGGCGCGGCGGCCCTGTTCGTGGATCGAAATGGAAAACCTGCTGGCCTCTGGACACCGTGTCCAGACGTGGAGCAAGGTTGAAAGGCAGCACTTCCGGGTGCTGTCTTTCTGCGTTTCCCCACTACCCAGCGGGAAACTTGTACGCATAGGAACCCCGTGTTACATAGGAGGGCAGATTATGGCACAGACGAGGACCAGCTACCACAAGGAAGTAAAGACGGCCTCTTTCCAGGGCCGGATGATCACCGTTGAAAACCTGACCCCCATTCTCGCCCCCAAGGTGCGGGACAAGCGCAAGCGGGAGATCGAGACGGGGCTTTATTCCGTGTTCCGCAAGTACGCTCCGGGCCGCGCGGAAATGTGCTGACCGGGTGACATTCTTGTGATTTGGGGCTGTCTTTGGTATAATATACTTGTAAAGG
It contains:
- the phoA gene encoding Alkaline phosphatase 4; the protein is MRKIFAIALALALTATLFAGCSATAKNGSTGPVQTNAGAINTLASQTASDQTIKAPKYVFLFIGDGMSFPQFQSAADYLGAMADSDYMQAVPSLDDNQGAVLDGPKPLNFMGFETVGSVVTYDSNSFAPDSASTATSIATGYKTYSGSINVDETATKVYETITEKVHEQLGMKVGIISSVNLNHATPAAFYAHQASRNSYYEIGLELIDSGFEYFAGGGLKKPTGADKDKEDLYALAKQAGYNVVKTQAEADKITSGPVIIIDEHLADSDAMAYELDRTDKLWSLADYVEKGIEVLDNDKGFFMMCEGGKIDWACHANDAASTIHDTLALADAVQVAIDFAKKHPDETLILVTGDHETGGLTIGFAGTDYDTYLSLLDSQKISFAKFDSDYVAAYKENKTDFNTVLADIEKLFGLKAKGDAGDKLVLTEYELDLLKTAYEKSVNEKDTGMTQQAEYVAYGTYEPLSVTITHILNNKSGVSFTSYSHTGLPVAMFADGVNAEQFGGYYDNTDIYAKLASMLAVK
- the regX3_1 gene encoding Sensory transduction protein regX3, producing the protein MQHILFIGADFEQYLRLKTLLSDFNCVYSVNLPDGIRQFNQQRFSLIVLDLSLVLSDADQEEVLRSFRRAHPVPIIALYDNVEDSNVIRLLGAGADQVLAIQTTDTVLTAYMQTLVNRYINLDRMDREQNCRTELCVGDFKIDLMRRQVFLKGEKIELSGKEFDLLLFFAQNPEQVLTEAQIYDRVWHTDKDFHSSIAKPINRLRQKIEPDQRNPVYIRSIRGVGYQFVPNYVISCDI
- a CDS encoding Endoglucanase, with amino-acid sequence MIWKKNVYLISMRKRALSVIFGPNNNLTRAQFAQILFNKEGRPVVNYLLQYGDVAEGAWYTEAIRWATSQGIVGGYGNGMFGPNDNITREQLAVMLWRYAGSPAATDKELHFTDADQASGFALEALRWAVENGIINGYGDGRLGPQGLATRGQVAQMLKNFLGK
- the yoaA_1 gene encoding putative ATP-dependent DNA helicase YoaA, producing the protein MNYDNNRHNAHNEIDHIFQDLFPARNMAERPEQAALCHRMLDAMLEGGIALCDAGTGIGKTYAYLVAGTVYSRFRAACGLGPKPILVSTSSIALQTAARDEYLPLLSGLLTEDGMISQPLRAVIRKGKSHYVCDARLEQRLGQLDLQKKNWKAGAALLSLQGQLDMDEAAHLSGYDRERVCVPRICDCGREDCRYHAFLEDCDSGHYLFHICNHNLLLADAIHRGSGREPILPDARALVVDEAHKLPETARQMFGVTLAAEDIRTLTYSLRGERFLLAADILRDTSASLMRKLASPPKDKPFAYYTNSLAAPERSLTVISRQLHGLLTPATRRRLKNVFSTVSLFRQGNPEMVFYTEEDNCGGTMLCATIADLTAQLRQTLWRQERPVVLTSATLAVGEDFRRFKEETGLLTDSRVTESVAPSPFDYQQNCLLYLPQIPPRQKAAAYYDELAKEIAALLNAAQGHALALFTSYAAMSAVKERLPNYGLRYPLFTMGRSAIHTTEQFKASPGSVLLAAGAAWEGFDFPGDCVSLLIIPRLPFAVPDALKEKERENHTTLRLFIRAVVVPEMQIKLKQGFGRAIRTETDTCVVAILDERAAKGKRYSKDVLAALPEMPVTGSLGDVARFIRQVKGPDYFREASA